A part of Daphnia pulex isolate KAP4 chromosome 6, ASM2113471v1 genomic DNA contains:
- the LOC124196371 gene encoding bestrophin-1-like — translation MSSNISAMQYSTRNERVNAITEIPLNNLNASQQQTSTTAVPIWHNNTTKHPAISSILSTPAQQSRSPMFGESFLTLFQWKGSIYKTLWKHFLIYCALYYLLTVVHKFALNGEQKKTFEALAKYCMTNPPSPTNLIIMLSFFTTTAMQRRFSVQINMAGTSRLISVFVMGLKPNLREGPVIVEHYARWVVLSWVLTYRIVCKPLRDLFPDMTSLQRAGIIQNSAERMILEKMEIEGDPTPRPLVVIDWLILLIKKTHKKGRFAEYKYYLQSVENVLAYKKNCGNTIKFATKNIPYALIQVAVIVVYLYGIFTLMARNFDGVEKSVLLGGIVNYFPAFSSIQFFIFLVWLNFGRTAVNPFGSDDDDIDVKQLLATHIQDSLRLAKLYNQDLLDLLGEMPPKPNTEGSTNQNAASAAK, via the exons ATGAGTTCTAATATTTCAGCAATGCAGTACAGCACAAGGAACGAGAGGGTTAATGCAATCACTGAGATTCCATTGAATAATCTCAATGCGTCTCAGCAGCAAACTTCGACGACGGCCGTTCCCATTTGGCACAACAATACGACCAAACATCCTGCCATTTCTTCGATCCTGAGTACTCCCGCTCAGCAGAGTAGATCTCCTATGTTTGGAGAAAGCTTTCTAACTCTCTTTCA ATGGAAAGGAAGTATCTACAAGACATTATGGaagcattttttaatttactgcGCTCTGTATTACCTGCTGACAGTTGTGCATAAATTTGCCCTAAATGGAGAACAGAAAAA AACATTTGAGGCTTTGGCGAAATACTGCATGACTAACCCTCCAAGTCCGACGAATTTGATAATCATGTTGTCCTTTTTCACGACAACGGCTATGCAACGTCGTTTCAGCGTTCAAATCAACATGGCGGGAACGTCCAGACTTATTTCCGTTTTCGTCATGGGACTTAAGCCAAATCTACGCGAA GGACCAGTTATTGTTGAACATTACGCTCGTTGGGTGGTTCTTTCTTGGGTTCTTACGTATCGTATCGTCTGCAAACCCTTGAGAGACTTATTTCCG gACATGACGTCACTCCAAAGAGCAG GAATTATACAAAACAGTGCAGAGCGGATGATTctagagaaaatggaaatcgaAGGAGACCCGACTCCGCGTCCTTTAGTAGTGATCGACTGGTTGATCCTGTTGATAAAGAAAACGCACAAGAAAGGCCGTTTTGCCGAATATAAATATTACCTCCAATCCGTGGAAAATGTGTTGGCCTACAAGAAAAACTGCGGAAACACTATCAAG TTTGCGACCAAAAATATTCCTTATGCTCTGATTCAG GTGGCGGTAATCGTCGTTTATCTTTATGGGATATTCACGTTGATGGCACGGAATTTTGACGGAGTTGAGAAGAGCGTCTTATTGGGTGGAATCGTCAATTATTTTCCAGCCTTTTCCAGCATACAG tttttcatttttctcgtcTGGCTGAATTTCGGTCGCACTGCCGTCAACCCCTTTGGTAGCGATGACGATGATATCGACGTGAAACAATTGCTTGCTACTCATATCCAG GATTCCCTCCGATTGGCAAAACTCTACAATCAGGATCTGTTGGATTTGTTGGGAGAAATG CCACCAAAACCAAATACGGAAGGTTCCACAAACCAAAATGCTGCCTCTGCcgcaaaataa
- the LOC124196370 gene encoding bestrophin-2-like — MRYDKNQSHVQLERNTSQVPSVLAFNQTSPDANRFGESFRILFRWRGSIYKFIWKHVLVYYFLFYLLSILHGVLDIERKKTFEALAKYCLKNTNSINLMLMLTFFTTTAMQRLFSIQTMIPGTAKVITFFIMSLKPNMPEGPIIVEQFARWTVLAWILTFRVVCKPLRKMFPDMISLQVAGIIREKERCILERVETEGNKTPRALIVIDWMLLLLKETAIHNRFTEKSNHLKVLDIVMAFKKNCGNIIKFATKNIPYALIQAAIIVVYVYGLVTLMARNFEEAVNSGFLEGIVNYFPVIPSLQFFIFLIWLNFGRTAVNPFGTDDDDIDVKLLFHTHVQDSYRLASLYAQDLEQVFGAMPQKQYNDASSLQNATPVGK; from the exons ATGCGTTACGACAAGAATCAATCGCACGTTCAACTTGAACGCAACACGAGTCAAGTGCCGTCGGTGCTGGCGTTCAATCAGACCTCCCCGGACGCCAACCGCTTCGGTGAATCTTTTCGTATACTATTTCG atGGAGGGGCAGTATTTACAAGTTTATTTGGAAACACGTGCTGGTGTactactttcttttttacttgctGTCAATACTGCACGGGGTTTTGGACattgaaaggaaaaa AACATTTGAGGCATTGGCAAAATACTGCCTCAAAAATACCAATTCCATCAACCTCATGCTTATGCTGACTTTCTTCACGACAACGGCCATGCAACGGCTTTTCTCCATACAAACAATGATTCCTGGGACGGCTAAAGTCATcaccttttttattatgtctCTCAAGCCAAATATGCCTGAG GGACCGATTATTGTTGAGCAATTCGCACGATGGACGGTACTGGCCTGGATACTCACTTTCCGTGTTGTTTGTAAACCTTTGAGAAAG ATGTTCCCTGACATGATTTCGCTTCAGGTGGCTG GAATCAttcgagagaaagagagatgcaTTTTAGAAAGAGTGGAAACCGAAGGGAACAAGACCCCACGCGCTTTGATTGTAATCGACTGGATGCTTTTGCTACTCAAGGAAACTGCAATACATAATCGCTTTACAGAAAAATCTAACCATCTTAAAGTTCTGGATATTGTAATGGCATTCAAGAAAAACTGCGGCAACATTATCAAA TTTGCAACCAAAAATATTCCTTACGCCCTCATTCAG GCTGCAATCATAGTGGTCTATGTTTACGGACTGGTCACTTTGATGGCCAGAAATTTTGAAGAAGCGGTTAACAGTGGCTTCTTGGAAGGCATCGTGAATTATTTTCCCGTGATTCCCAGCCTACAG TTTTTCATCTTCCTCATCTGGTTGAATTTTGGCCGTACGGCTGTCAATCCTTTCGGAACTGACGATGATGACATCGACGTCAAACTCTTATTCCACACTCACGTTCAG GATTCTTATCGATTGGCAAGTTTGTACGCTCAGGATTTGGAACAAGTTTTTGGCGCCATg CCACAAAAACAATACAACGACGCTTCTTCCCTGCAAAATGCTACCCCTGTTGGAAAATAG
- the LOC124196372 gene encoding bestrophin-4-like encodes MNTVTNRTESALCVISMNLLSSQQPAQKQTFGETILILFRWKGSIYKTIWKQMLVYCVLFYSLTIVYKVGLDEEGKIAFRALAKYFSKQTGSLNLMIMLGFFTTTAMQRLFTMHTAMPGTAKLVSFFLMSIKQDLPEGAVLVEQFARWAVLSWVLTYRIVSKPLRDLFPDMVSLQRAGLIRENERYLLDRVEPIAANTTPRPLLPIDWMLLLARDCATENRYPDKGNYVKLLDFILGFKKSCGNTIKFATKNLPHALIQAAIIFVYVYGLITLMSRNFDGAEKDVFLEGFVSYVPAMPSLQFFIFLIWLNFGRTAVNPFGSDDDDIDVQQLLKTHVQDSLRLASLYNKELDDIFDNMP; translated from the exons ATGAATACCGTAACCAATCGAACTGAATCGGCGTTATGTGTCATTTCGATGAACCTTCTATCTTCCCAACAACCTGctcaaaaacaaacttttggggaaaccattttgattcttttccg TTGGAAGGGAAGTATTTACAAGACGATCTGGAAGCAGATGTTGGTGTACTGCGTTCTTTTCTATTCGTTGACAATAGTGTACAAGGTTGGTCTTGACGAAGAAGGCAAAAT AGCATTCAGGGCGCTGgccaaatatttttccaaacaaacGGGTTCCCTAAATCTCATGATAATGTTGGGGTTCTTTACGACAACAGCCATGCAA CGTCTATTCACGATGCATACAGCTATGCCTGGAACGGCAAAACTCGTCTCATTTTTCCTGATGTCGATCaaacaagatttacctgaa GGTGCCGTTCTTGTTGAGCAGTTCGCACGGTGGGCGGTCCTTTCTTGGGTACTAACTTATCGTATCGTCAGCAAACCGCTTCGGGATTTATTTCCG GACATGGTATCACTTCAAAGAGCAG GTTTGATTCGAGAGAACGAGAGGTATCTTCTAGACAGGGTAGAGCCCATTGCCGCGAACACGACACCACGCCCTCTACTGCCCATCGACT GGATGCTTCTGTTGGCAAGGGATTGTGCAACTGAAAATCGTTACCCCGATAAAGGCAATTACGTCAAACTCCTTGATTTTATCTTGGGCTTCAAGAAAAGCTGTGGTAACACAATAAAG tttgcaaCCAAAAATCTTCCTCACGCTCTCATTCAG GCTGCGATAATATTCGTCTACGTTTATGGGCTGATCACGCTGATGTCGCGTAATTTTGATGGAGCAGAGAAGGACGTGTTTTTGGAAGGATTTGTAAGTTACGTCCCCGCAATGCCCAGCTTACAG tttttcattttccttatttGGCTTAATTTTGGCCGCACCGCGGTCAATCCTTTCGGAAGTGATGACGACGATATCGACGTCCAACAACTGTTAAAAACTCACGTTCAG GACTCCCTTCGGTTGGCAAGCCTCTATAATAAAGAATTGGATGACATTTTCGACAACATG CCATAG